A window of Aptenodytes patagonicus chromosome 1, bAptPat1.pri.cur, whole genome shotgun sequence genomic DNA:
GTGGCATCTTCAGTACCTGCGGAGGTTTCGGTATTGACTAGTGTGTCTAATTCAATAAATACTTCCccaaaaaaagcagctgctggctTGCCATCCAATGCAAAATcaaaaaggacaaacaaaaaGCCAAGTACAAAGAAGCACCAAGCAGTCAACAGTAAAGTGTCCTGTCTAGCAGTTCCTTGCAAAGATGCAGGGAAGGTGGACTGTGTTCCCGTGGAAACGGTGGCAAAGCATTCAAATGGTGAGGGGCTGCTTGAAAACGCTCCAGCAGTATCGCAAGCTTTAACGACATCACAGGCAAGCAGTGTGGCAGCATCGAGTGGCATCAGTGTTTCTGACTGTCATTCCAAAGAGACTGCGAGCTCTGAACAGGCAGTGAAAACCTGCTCTGTCCCCGAGCCAAGCTCGGCAGAGGCGCCTGCTTCCTCACCGCTGGCGTCCGTGGTGTCAGAGCAGCTGGCGCTCGTCCTGCCGGCTGCCAAAGAAGCTGCTCCTCGCCAGCAGGCCCGTGGGTCTCAGAACCGTCCACCAACCGGCTCTGCCTTGTCAGAGTCTCCCAAACCCTGTGAACCCCCCAGCACCTTAACGTCCTCTCGTACCGAAGCACATGTGACACATTCTCAGGTTGCTGGGACCTCAGCAGCACAGAACAGCACAGCAGGTCATACTTCCAAGGCAGGAACGATTTCAGAGTCCTGCAACGTTGTGCAGGATTCCTCAGTGGTAATGCAAGATGCAGACTTGTTAGAAGGACAGGGTCTAACCAAAATGCTCTCTGATCTCACGAAAGAAAGAACAGCTGTGGAAAAAACCTCTTCATTTACTGTTCAGGGGGAGCATTCTAATTTTCCCATGGAAAACTCTAAATCGGCGGAATCAAATGTCGATTTGCCTGAGAAGCAGGAACTCTTGCTAATGAACACAGAAGGTGATACTCTCTCCCAGCATCACTCCTGCATTTCTGATCAGGAAGTAGTCAGTGCTTCCCTTATCGCTAGCAGGCAGGCAGACTCCCCGATGTCAACTAGCTCTGGCAGCAGTCGAGGCTTCTCAGTTGCATCTATGTTGCCAGATACCACCAGAGAAGACGTTACTAGCAGCACCGCAACCAGTACGTGCAACAGCTGCACATTTTCAGAACAGACTGACATTGTAGCTCTTGCAGCAAGAGCTATTTTTGACCAGGAAAACCTTgagaaaggtggaggaggaataCAGGTTAACATGAGGGATGCCATCTCTAAGTCAACTGAGGTTGCACCGTTGGAGAGAGAGCAACAGCCTTTTAAACCTcaagcagtaaaagaaaacaatgcagGGCCGTTGGAAGCGGCACCAAACAAATTCAGTGCTCAAGATACAGTACAGACAAATGTCGATAGACAGGTTGAAAAGCCAAGCTGCTCTGTAGGAGGTGTGGAAACATCAAACACTTCTTTGCAGATTTCCACTTCCCAGTCACCAAGCATAACCAGTTTAAGCGTGAATAATCTAATACACCAGAGTCGCATTGTGCATCCCCTTGTGAGTTGCTCGAGTTTGTCCCAGTCTTCAGAGCCAGCAAGTGTCCCTGCAACTGTGAGCCTCTCCCTTCCATCTAGCACATATGTCAATCAGTCTCCAGGACCCGCTATGATGAGTGAATATGCTCAGGAACAACTGAATGCCGTTAGGGCAAGCACCATGCAGGTGCCCCAGCTGCAGGAATCGCACTTAAAGCAGCAAAATCATGAAGGTCGCAAAGACTCTGCCAAGCGGGCTGTTCAAGATGACCTTCTACTTTCTACGGCAAAGAGGCAAAAGCAGTGCCAGACAACGCCCATAAGGCTTGAAGGGATGGCGTTGATGAACCGAACACCAGAGAGTATTGCTGATCAAACGCAGATGCTAGTCAGTCAGATTCCTCCCAATTCATCCAATTCGGTGGCATCCGTGAGCAATCAAGGGCACACAGATGGCCTTAATAGGTTATTCCCATCAAACAGCAACTTTGTAACACCAGCTTTGAGACAAACTGAAGTTCAGTGTGCTTCTCAGCCATCAATTTCAGAGCAGCaaggccaggcagggcagcacttGCAGCCAATTCAACATGTTCCTGCTCAAGGCGTATCTCACCTTCACAGTAATCATCCATACTTAAAGCAACAGCAGGCTGGTCAGTTAAGAGAAAGGCACCACTTGTATCAGCTGCAGCACCATGTCACTCACGGGGAAAACTCAGTCCACTCTCAAGCCCACAGCGTCCACCAACAGCGAACAATACAGCAGGAGGTGCAGATGCAAAAGAAGCGAAATCTCATCCAGGGAACACAAGCCACACAACTTTCTCTACAGCAAAAACACCACGGAAGTGATCAAACACGGCAAAAAGGTGGTCAGCCTCATCCTCACCAccagcaaatgcagcagcagatgcagcAGCACTTTGGAGCTTCCCAGCCTGAAAAGAACTGTGAAAATCCTGCAACAAGCAGAAACCATCACAACCACCCTCAGAGCCATATAAATCAGGATATTATGCATCAACAGCAGCAAGATGTTAGCAGCAGACAGCAAGGTTCAGCTTCTGAGCATGTGTCAGGGCACAATCAGATGCAGAGACTTCTGACCTCAAGGGGCTTAGAGCAGCAAATGGTGTCCCAGGCAAGTATCGTAACCAGACCATCAGATATGACATGCACCCCTCACAGGCAGGAAAGAAACAGAGTTTCCAGCTACTCTGCTGAGGCGCTCATTGGGAAGACGCCCTCTAATTCGGAACAGAGAATAGGAATATCTCTTCAAGGCCCTAGGGTTTCTGACCAGCTTGAAATGAGAAGCTATCTTGatgtttctagaaataaagggtTGGTCATTCATAATATGCAGGGCCGCTTATCTGTCGACCATACAGTTGGCTCAGATGTGCAGCGGCTTTCCGATTGTCAAACATTTAAGCCAGCTGGACCCAATCAACAACCGACGGGCAATTTTGACGTACAGGCTTCAAGAAACAGTGAAATTGGTAATTCTGTGTCATCCCTCAGGGGCATGCAGTCACAAGCTTTTCGAATCGGCCAAAATACTGGGCCGTCCATAGAAAGACAGAAGAGATTGCCCTACCAGCCAGTACAGGGTATTCCAACAGGAAATACCCTGCCATcaagggaaaatgaaaacacGTGCCACCAAAGTTTTATGCAGAGTTTACTCGCCCCTCACCTTGGAGACCAAGTTAGTGGAAGCCAAAGATCAATCCCAGAACATCAAAGGAACACGCAGTGCGGCGCCTCCTCCACAATTGAGTACAACTGCCCCCCAGCACGGGAGAGCGTCCACATCCGAAGAGACGGTGatggccagagcagggagagctgtgACATGTCTATTGGTGCAATTAACACAAGGAACAGTTCTTTGAATATTCCTTTTTCGAGTTCTTCTTCCTCGGGGGATATTCAGGGTCGCAATACAAGCCCAAACATCTCTGTGCAGAAGTCCAATCCCATGAGGATGACGGACAGTCATGGAACTAAGAGCCACATGAATACGCCTGTTTCTAGCAACATGCATGGAGTTGTGAGGCCAACTCACCCTCACCCTGCAGTTTCTCACGGAAATGGCGAGCAAGGGCAACCTTCTGTTCGTCAGCCAAATTCTTCAGTTACTCAGCGGTCAAGGCATCCTCTGCAAGATAATGGAGGTTCTAAAATACGTCAGCCTGAAAGGAATCGATCTGGAAATCAAAGACATGGAAACGTCTTTGACCCTAGTCTTCCCCATCTTCCTCTGTCCACCAGCGGCAGCATGATCCTTGGGCGCCAGCAGTCTGCGATAGAAAAAAGAGGAAGCATTGTCCGATTTATGTCTGATGGCCCTCAAGTGTCTAATGATAATGCGGCCCCCGACCAACATACTCTCTCTCAGAATTTTGGATTCCCTTTTATTCCGGAGGGTGGCATGAATCCACCAATAAATGCCAATACCTCTTTCATCCCACCGGTCACTCAGCCTAGTGCCACTCGAACACCAGCTCTAATCCCGGTCGATCCTCAGAATACCCTGCCATCCTTCTATCCTCCTTACTCTCCTGCCCATCCCACCCTTTCCAATGACATTTCTATCCCTTACTTTCCCAATCAAATGTTTCCTAACCCAAGCACGGAGAAGCCGAGTAGTGGAAGCTTAAACAATCGATTTGGATCCATTTTGTCTCCTCCCAGGCCTGTTGGTTTTGCTCAGCcaagttttcctttgcttccggaTATGCCGCCGATGCACATGACCAACACGTCGCACTTATCCAATTTTAACTTGACGTCTTTGTTTCCAGAAATAGCCACAGCTCTTCCTCCAGATGGTTCAGCAATGTCGCCTTTGCTTTCCATTGCAAACACATCTGCTTCAGATTCTTCCAAGCAGTCCTCAAACCGACCTGCCCACAATATAAGCCATATTCTAGGTCACGACTGCAGCTCAGCTGTATGAAAACTGATAGACTGACTTCTAGTCTGATGCGTTGTTTATATATTTAAGAAGAAGAGAGTGGATCTTACTGGCATCCCTGAAGAGACCATTCATAGCATCACTGTTTATTTGCCTAAATGTATGTATATGGGTACCTTTCGTATTTATATACACACTGTATTTCCATCCACCTTACTAACTTTAAAGCACCAGTGCCTATAGCAATGCTTACTTACTAGTAAACAGTAAGGACGCAACTTTTAGAGCTGTGCAAATATTGGTTGTTGATTTTCCAACAATCAAGTTTGATGTCCGATTGTTCCAGGGTAAGGGCCGCCCTCAGTAATACATGGATGTAAAGAAAGGAGTGCAAGCATCCATATGGGAGACAGGAAACAAATGCTACAGGTTTCGTTTTGTTTCTGATGCGTTTACCTGAAACTACAGATAAACTTGAAGTGGCTTgggtttctctttttcctttgtaaaatacCTTCAGAAGCCTCAACACAAGTCAAATCTGTGTTAACCCAGCGTTAATTGATAAAGACGTTTGTTGTACAGCTTTTGTCTGTTTGAAGCTTGTCACATGCACTTGACTTAAGGCTGACTTTACCTGGCAAAAATTACTATGTGTTTCCATGGTCAGCAATTAAAAATACCGGTTTagaaaattcagatttctttAAGCCATGACTTTCTGTTTCTAAGAAGAATTTTGTTTGGATCTGTTTTAACAATGGCTTCAGTTACTGCTGAACTTGGTCAGCCTTTTAACGTAGCTTATGAGTCCTTCTGATGTAGTCAGCGGAGACAGCAGTCGGATTTGTTGCCATTTCATTGTTTGTATGCTGCAAGTTACCTCAGGGTGGGTTTTGTACCTTGTTTAGCACcttcttaatgtcttttttttttttcccccctctccttctctttgGCCCATGCTCAAACACCAGCTTTCTGGTTTCTGTGAGTGACAGCCCTTTGTTGTACCAGGCAGCACATGGGAGGAGGACTGAGCCTGTGGCATCCCGCAAAATGAGTGGGGATCCCTGTGGGTACAGTTTTTACTTAACGTTGCTGACAGGATCGGGGCCCAAGTTAATACCAGTACTTTGCACTTGAATGCACCTTTTGTCTATAAACGCGTATGATTGTGGCTGAAGGAGGAACATGAATGTGTCAAGACCTAAACGCTGCACACCAGGAAGACGTTGTGATTTGAGCACCACGAGGAAGGGGGATGCGTTTGTATGGGCGTGAGAGACGGTGAATGTGCATGCGCTGGCTGAGTCTCCAGTACTTTCACAAATTTCGGTCCcgtttcttttaaaggaaagggaagaactaggtaagttttatttattcaatGGTTCTGCAGtgtgatttttcttaaaacaaggcagaaatatttgtcttttatttttatgtgtttggaAATACCATTCTGGTTTTGATTCTTCAAATAACATAGCAACTTCAGGTCACCTTGTATGCAGTCCTCTCTCTACCAGCCGGGGAGTGGCAAAAACTGCTCCAGGGCCTCTTCTCTGGGCAGGGTAAGCTTGGAACACTTGTGTGTTGCCCACCAGTGCATGGTCTCTCTGCTCCTGGGACCTGTCACAGGTTCTTCCCCAGTGCCTCTCCTAGTGGGGGGGTTGGAGGAGAGCGGCATCCCTGGGATTTTTTTagggatctttttttctttgaaaagcagaaaggaagatgTTCCTCCATCTCCAAGAAGAGGACCCACAAAGAGGGACCTGAAAGTTTTTTCCATAGCTTGACTACCCAGGCCTCATTTTTGCTAAGTCCTTTTACACTGATCCAGGAAAGTAAAGAGGCTTTGGCATAAAAAAGAACTGGGCTATGTCTGTAGTCCGTCCTGACAATGTCTCCGCTCTTGTAACCTGTGGTCTGATGTTTTCCTGCAAAGTTAAGTAAAATGGTTCTGATTCAAATTGGGAATGACTTTGTAATTCGGATGGAGCTTATCTTAGGACACTAAATATAAGTGATGCATCAGTTCTCTGTGTTTATTAAAAGTAATAGATTATTTATTTCACTTCAAGGCAGCTTGTCTGAGTTTGACTGTGAAATGGGCTGCCGAAGTGTAGTTACCGACCAAATGGCAGCAACTGACGTGCAGAGCCATGCAGAGGAGGGTTAGGAATGACGGTCAGTCCTCAACTCCCACTAAGCACTCTGCAGGTCTGGGTGTTATCTGATGAGACTCTGATCAAATTGATTTCCCTAATGCAGCAGATTCTGAAGGGGCTGCCTCAGGTGGTGAAATGAGTTCCGTAATGATGAGTGGCTCCGTGGGTTGTGGGTGATAAAGACAGGGGGGTTGAATCAGCAGCTACGCTGTGCATTACATACTCGTCTAGACCATTTGGAGGGAAGCAAACCAACCATTCTTGCTCTCTTTAAATGGCATTGTGTGTGCAATGGTATATTTGGCTTTCAAGACAAATTAGTGAAAAATAAGCCCTGGCTTCCAGGACTTTATATAAAGATGTTAATCCTGCTCATCATTCCAAGCATTCACTTAGTACCACATTAGTTTCCTCTGCTGGGAAAATTCCACTACTTCATGATGTCTTTGAAAACTGGAGTGAGCTTGTAAGCTTATACGGACCAGTTGTATCAgttgaatgttcacaagtccatggggcctgatgggattcaccccagggtactgaaggagctagctggtgttacagcaggacccctcccaaaggtcttgggagcctggggaggtccctgctgactggaagctagccaatgttattcccgTCTACCAAAAGGGCGTGAGGAAAgaacccagggaactacagacctgttagtctaaccgcagttcctggaaaaattatggagaaggtcagactgggtactactgaaaggcatttaaagaataatgcaatcatcaggcacagtcaacatgggttcacaaagggaaagtcctgtttaaccaatttgatatccttctacgataaggtcacctgcctagtggatgaagggaaggtggtggatgtagtttttctggattttactAAGGTTTTGATagtgtccctcacagcatccttctggacaagttgtccagctgtgggatgagcgggttcacggtgtgctgggtgaagaactggctgaagggcagagctcaaagagttgtagtgaatggggctgcATctcgctggtgaccggtcaccagcagtgttcctcagggttcagttctggggccagttctgttccatatatttatcaacgatctggatgcaggagttgaatgcaccattagcaggtttgctgatgataccaaactgggaggtgctgttgactctcttgagggacaagaggccttgcagagggacctagatagattggagcattgggcaatgattaatgggatgaaatttaacaagtccaaatgccggattctgcacctgggacggagtaatgccaggcacaagtataaattggagaggagggctggagagcagccccgcagaaagggatctgggggtgctggttggcagcaggctcaacgtgagtcagcagtgtgccctggcagccaagagggcaaaccgcggtctggggtgcatcaaacacagcgtaaccaGCCGGTCTAAAGaagtgattatcctgctgtattcagcgttggtgcagccccaccttgagtgctgtgtgcagttctgggccccacaatttaagaaggatgtgaaggtccttgaatgcctccagaggagggcaacaaagcaggtgagagggctggaaggcatgtcctgtgaggaacggctaaggactttgggcttgtctggtttggagcaaaggaggctgaggggcgacctcagcTCTCTACAgtttcctgaggaggggaagtggagagggaggtgctgatctcttctccctggtatccagagataggacacgtgggaatggttcaaagctgcaccaggggaggttcagactggacattaggaagcatttctttacccagagggtggtcaaacactggagcagacttcctagagaggtggtcggtgccccaagcctgtcagtgtttaaggggcatttgggcaatgcccttaataacatgctttaacttggtcagccctgaagtggtcaggcagttggactagatgatcgttgtaggtcgcTTCTAACTGAAATTCTATTCTATATATTTATTCCTTCACTTTGATTTCACTATTAATTTCACTGCTGTTACATCGAGGTTAAATGCGATCCTGAGTATTCACAATAGAGTATGTCGGCTGTGTTTGtatttggttggggtttttttaatgttggacATCATTTTCTGAAGAGGCAGTAACTGTGTCAGTAACTTTCACGTGCCCCTTTTCTGTTTACAAAGACGACCAAAAATAGCGACCTTGTTCACAGGATACCTGTAGTGCAGGTAATCACAACACAGGAATTTTAGTGATATAAAGAGGAGTATTGCGATTTTGCAGGAACTGCACGGTTTTGCGGTGTGTGGCTCAAAAGCCATGTGACTGACCCTTGGTCTTCTCCAGAGGATTGTACCCCACATTGTTGTGACAGGGCACGGTGATTCCTGTGTAATCACCAGGCCACTTTGTCATCCTTCTCAGGACTTTTTCTGAAACCTGCCGAGACCAGGATGGAGAAATACCATTTCATTGCCCTCCTCGAACATGGCAGTTTCTGTTGAAGTTCGACTGCATACCAGTGTGAGTCTTTTTACGTGCCATAAGTGATGCTAAATGATCCTGTGGTGTTGGTGTGGGATCAGGAAGACTGCTATGAAAAGAAAGGTAGGCAGACCTATCTGCGAGAGCTTCATATAAACGCACTTGTCAAAATTCTGTTATTTACACTGCTGACTGGCTTTTAGAgcaatttaattaaagaaaagttGGCTCTGTTGTGCAGGCTTTTGGTCTAATTGGCTGTCCAAGATGGTCTTTGAATGCTGAATCTGGCCAGGTCCCCTGATTTAAGAGCAACTTGTGGGTTTGCCACAGATTTCAGCTTCTCACATGTTCGTGCTCATATGCCTTTAGGAAGGACAGTAGATGGGACTGGGTATTTCacatcaaaagacaggaaattaGATGTCAAGTaatttttgttagtttttaatcATGAAGTTATTCTAGTTTTCCTCTTCACCATAAACTAATCACCCCTGCCATTCCACATTGACCAGGTCACAGCTCAGCTTcttgcatttggttttgttagGTCAGTTTGTGCCGCTGACGGGTCGGTGTTTCAGCTCTTCCGACTGCTGGCCCTTTTCCAGGGCTTTGGGCTCTGCTCTCAGGAGGAGGAGCAATTGCAACATCTTTACCATTGAGTGGAaactattctttcttttctttcttttttatttttcctttcccctaCCATTGAAGCTGTTGTGTTTAGGTATCAGGTTGGTAAGAATTTAAGCAAGGCTTACCTTACCCGCAATATacgctttggggggggggagtttgaAAAAGGAGCTTCAGTAAGTTTTGCAGATCAAATAATTGTTTACTTGTTATAATAACAATTCGacaagcaaatacattttcttcagcCAACAACTATGACACCAACAATTTGTTATCTTTTCTCCTAAGAATCACCTGGCAATTAATAGTTCCTTTGTTTTTCAAGATATATTTGGAAAAGATTTTGCAGTTTTAATGGCAATTTGTTAGCCTGAGAATGGCATTTTCTCTTCCGTAACAGCTTTTTGAAGGTTACTTACACTAAGCGggggtttgctttggttttgaagaaaggaaaaatacccaGTGCTGCCTAATTTAGCAAAAtaagcagcagaagggaaagggtCAGAACTACCTCTAGGGTGGGACTGCCACAGCTGACAAGTGTTGTCTGTCATCTGTGGCTTTCAGCTTGGCCTAAAGGACTTCAACAAACGATAGCAAATGGTATAGGGCTGGATTGCATGTGTGTCGGTGTAGTCCTTGATCAATCCCTTCAGAAGCCTAGGAGAATAAGAGCAGAGTCAGACTAAGTTGAAAGCAGGCAATAAAATAGCAATGTATTAATATTTACATACCTTTTCATGGAGAGAAAGGACCTCATTTAAGAGCAGCTGAGGAACCGAGAACTGAAGTGATTTGAGGTGGTGGCTGAGCCTTACTGGAATGTGTTTTCTAGCACCTGCCCCCTGCTCCAGTCACTACGCTGCTGCCCAGGTGGAAGAGGTCCTCTCTGAAACAAAAAACACGCTGTGCTAGTACAGAGCCTCCTGAATTTTGCACAGATTTCCTACTGCACTTTAAcgctgcgctgctgctgctgtggttggTGACTGTAGTGCTGCTGCAGGAAACAAATCCTGTGGCAGGGCAACTGCAGAGGGCATCGCGGGAGAAAAGGGGCCATTTCATTATTTCTGATCTCCTGTTGTCTCTTCACCTTATTCAGAGGTACTGGCGCAGTCCTGGCTCAAGGACTTAGTCACAAACTCATGCTGTAATCTGTTTCTGGATGACTAACTGTTGTCAGCTGTGCTAAGGGCTGTGATCTTTTGCTGTTCCCCAAATAAGTTTCATGCTCATCACTTTAATAATTATCTCACTCTGACTGGAAAGACAGAGTAGCATCGAATCTTTTTATACCAAATTGGTCAAATTTGTGTTGTTTTCTGATACAGTGATATAAGGAGCTCCAATCTTTATCATCACTTAAGCTATCTGCTactgctcttcccttctcctgctgccacTGATCCAGCATGGGTAGCAGCCACATGGACAGGAGTGCCAGTGCAGACGCAGGTTTGTGTGTGACGGTGTTTTCAACCTCCTACCGCCTCTGCGATCCCTAGAGTGAATCTAAAATCTCAGCG
This region includes:
- the USF3 gene encoding basic helix-loop-helix domain-containing protein USF3 isoform X2, with the protein product MPEMTENETPTKKQHRKKNRETHNAVERHRKKKINAGINRIGELIPCSPALKQSKNMILDQAFKYITEMKRQNDELLLNGGNNEQAEEIKKLRKQLDELQKENGRYIELLKANDICLYDDPTIHWKGNLKNAKVSVVIPGDQVQKNIIVYSNRSQPNGNNQGASVQGITFNVGHNLQKQTANVVPVQRTCNLVTPVTISGIYPTENKPWSQTTVSPLASTQTAPAGNVLELSTLENERGVLAAATASSQSASQSGTERELQCSSSNAPQNDQNLPKSRNDEEGTKLTKKTLLQGISLPSSASTESSQVQQVNTTCSNTQNSRSDLQESCVISTTDTVCMPSVRLSTADSSSSVNVLKSTDLVSSAGMPVTSAAEGVKAATGISTLPASPLENCWSFSGSSGVGASDLKNMSSLTRMPSAGNTQTTWTTLQLAGNTVQPLSQTPSGIMTALLNEPVNGAGAVSSAHSRPLTTSISLNTSLPGDGQAAEQIVVTLPSCPPLPMQPLISQPQVKTQAAGNILPLNSAMQVIQMAQPVASAVTGAPANQNVIILQPPNPAPCPPIVRAEVPSQNVSQQIVIIQAANQNPLPLLSAQPSASVRVPVNGPTAIANSSSSIQNAPLPQTFGGKHLVHILPRPSSLPSSSSTQTFSVTMSNQQHPQTISLNGQLFALQPVMSSSGASNQAPMQIIQPTTSEDPNTNVALNTFGALANLNQSISQMAGQSCLHLSLSHPTNPTTVNNQIATVNCVSLPTSVASSVPAEVSVLTSVSNSINTSPKKAAAGLPSNAKSKRTNKKPSTKKHQAVNSKVSCLAVPCKDAGKVDCVPVETVAKHSNGEGLLENAPAVSQALTTSQASSVAASSGISVSDCHSKETASSEQAVKTCSVPEPSSAEAPASSPLASVVSEQLALVLPAAKEAAPRQQARGSQNRPPTGSALSESPKPCEPPSTLTSSRTEAHVTHSQVAGTSAAQNSTAGHTSKAGTISESCNVVQDSSVVMQDADLLEGQGLTKMLSDLTKERTAVEKTSSFTVQGEHSNFPMENSKSAESNVDLPEKQELLLMNTEGDTLSQHHSCISDQEVVSASLIASRQADSPMSTSSGSSRGFSVASMLPDTTREDVTSSTATSTCNSCTFSEQTDIVALAARAIFDQENLEKGGGGIQVNMRDAISKSTEVAPLEREQQPFKPQAVKENNAGPLEAAPNKFSAQDTVQTNVDRQVEKPSCSVGGVETSNTSLQISTSQSPSITSLSVNNLIHQSRIVHPLVSCSSLSQSSEPASVPATVSLSLPSSTYVNQSPGPAMMSEYAQEQLNAVRASTMQVPQLQESHLKQQNHEGRKDSAKRAVQDDLLLSTAKRQKQCQTTPIRLEGMALMNRTPESIADQTQMLVSQIPPNSSNSVASVSNQGHTDGLNRLFPSNSNFVTPALRQTEVQCASQPSISEQQGQAGQHLQPIQHVPAQGVSHLHSNHPYLKQQQAGQLRERHHLYQLQHHVTHGENSVHSQAHSVHQQRTIQQEVQMQKKRNLIQGTQATQLSLQQKHHGSDQTRQKGGQPHPHHQQMQQQMQQHFGASQPEKNCENPATSRNHHNHPQSHINQDIMHQQQQDVSSRQQGSASEHVSGHNQMQRLLTSRGLEQQMVSQASIVTRPSDMTCTPHRQERNRVSSYSAEALIGKTPSNSEQRIGISLQGPRVSDQLEMRSYLDVSRNKGLVIHNMQGRLSVDHTVGSDVQRLSDCQTFKPAGPNQQPTGNFDVQASRNSEIGNSVSSLRGMQSQAFRIGQNTGPSIERQKRLPYQPVQGIPTGNTLPSRENENTCHQSFMQSLLAPHLGDQVSGSQRSIPEHQRNTQCGASSTIEYNCPPARESVHIRRDGDGQSRESCDMSIGAINTRNSSLNIPFSSSSSSGDIQGRNTSPNISVQKSNPMRMTDSHGTKSHMNTPVSSNMHGVVRPTHPHPAVSHGNGEQGQPSVRQPNSSVTQRSRHPLQDNGGSKIRQPERNRSGNQRHGNVFDPSLPHLPLSTSGSMILGRQQSAIEKRGSIVRFMSDGPQVSNDNAAPDQHTLSQNFGFPFIPEGGMNPPINANTSFIPPVTQPSATRTPALIPVDPQNTLPSFYPPYSPAHPTLSNDISIPYFPNQMFPNPSTEKPSSGSLNNRFGSILSPPRPVGFAQPSFPLLPDMPPMHMTNTSHLSNFNLTSLFPEIATALPPDGSAMSPLLSIANTSASDSSKQSSNRPAHNISHILGHDCSSAV